In a single window of the Desulfovibrio sp. ZJ209 genome:
- the ispG gene encoding flavodoxin-dependent (E)-4-hydroxy-3-methylbut-2-enyl-diphosphate synthase translates to MGGNSREVRLGSLRIGGGAPVMVQSMTNTDTRDAEATVAQIRRLVAAGCEAVRVAVPDEAAVRALPAIRAGSPVPLIADIHFDHRLAVAALEAGLEGLRINPGNIGPAAHVDRVVDAAKAHGAVVRIGVNGGSLEKPLLERFGGPRPEALVESALGHLRLLERRGFYDVKISLKSSSVLDTITAYRRLAEACDCPLHIGVTEAGGSMRGTVKSSVGLGILLHEGIGDTLRVSLTADPVEEVAVAWEILRALGLRSRGPEIISCPTCGRTEIDLFALLRAVEERLATTTAPLKVAVMGCVVNGPGEAREADIGLAGGRGKGIIFRKGEVVRVARGQEALLAAFMEELQKLLDGAGAPSGAGGA, encoded by the coding sequence ATGGGCGGGAACAGCCGCGAAGTGCGGCTCGGCAGCTTGCGTATTGGCGGCGGCGCGCCTGTGATGGTGCAAAGCATGACCAATACCGACACCCGCGACGCCGAGGCCACCGTGGCCCAGATCCGCCGCCTTGTGGCCGCCGGCTGCGAGGCCGTGCGCGTGGCCGTGCCGGACGAGGCCGCGGTCAGGGCGCTCCCCGCCATCCGCGCCGGCTCGCCCGTGCCGCTCATCGCGGACATCCATTTCGACCACCGCCTCGCCGTCGCGGCCCTGGAGGCCGGCCTCGAGGGGCTGCGCATCAATCCGGGCAATATCGGCCCCGCCGCCCATGTGGACCGCGTGGTGGACGCGGCCAAGGCGCACGGGGCCGTCGTGCGCATCGGGGTCAACGGCGGCTCCCTCGAAAAGCCGCTGCTCGAGCGCTTCGGGGGCCCCAGGCCGGAGGCCCTTGTGGAAAGCGCGCTCGGCCATCTGCGCCTGCTGGAGCGCCGCGGTTTTTACGATGTCAAGATTTCCCTCAAGTCCTCCTCGGTGCTCGACACCATCACGGCCTACCGGCGCCTCGCCGAGGCCTGCGACTGCCCGCTGCACATCGGCGTCACCGAGGCCGGCGGCTCCATGCGCGGCACGGTGAAGTCGTCCGTGGGGCTCGGCATCCTGCTCCATGAAGGCATCGGCGATACCCTGCGGGTCTCGCTCACCGCGGACCCGGTGGAGGAAGTGGCGGTCGCCTGGGAGATATTGCGCGCCCTGGGCTTGCGCTCGCGCGGGCCCGAGATCATTTCCTGCCCCACCTGCGGCCGCACCGAGATCGACCTTTTCGCCCTGCTGCGAGCGGTGGAGGAGCGCCTTGCCACCACCACGGCGCCCCTCAAGGTGGCGGTCATGGGCTGCGTGGTCAACGGCCCGGGCGAGGCGCGCGAGGCGGACATCGGCCTCGCGGGAGGCCGCGGCAAGGGCATCATTTTCCGCAAGGGCGAAGTCGTGCGCGTGGCGCGCGGCCAGGAAGCACTGCTCGCGGCCTTCATGGAAGAGCTCCAGAAGCTCCTCGACGGCGCAGGCGCGCCGTCCGGCGCCGGCGGGGCATAA
- a CDS encoding FlgO family outer membrane protein, protein MKNPYRLALFSVFLLAVLAGCSTRGTANDPGYVDAVEIKLKCRELADQMLATVPNDALQGFVAMPTSFVDENNTSTSSPLGRLMAESMFYEFNQRGFPTREYRLTGKISVVGGRDDLALVANQVVPYEGQKWAALVVGTYYVDKDATFVNVRLVRASDGLVLRTGELVLVNTPVVLRMGKSDPPAVPVAASAPSQPAGPRINGGLYGQLPAPADTLKSGSVRIIQGK, encoded by the coding sequence ATGAAGAACCCGTATCGCCTTGCGCTTTTCAGCGTTTTCCTGCTCGCCGTGCTCGCAGGGTGCAGCACCAGGGGCACGGCCAATGACCCCGGCTATGTGGACGCCGTGGAGATCAAGCTCAAGTGCCGCGAGCTCGCGGACCAGATGCTCGCCACCGTGCCCAACGACGCCCTGCAGGGCTTCGTTGCCATGCCCACCTCCTTCGTGGATGAAAACAACACCTCCACTTCCTCGCCGCTCGGCCGCCTGATGGCGGAATCCATGTTTTACGAATTCAACCAGCGGGGCTTCCCCACGCGGGAATACCGGCTGACCGGCAAGATCTCCGTGGTGGGCGGACGCGACGACCTCGCGCTCGTCGCCAACCAGGTGGTCCCCTACGAAGGCCAGAAATGGGCCGCGCTCGTGGTGGGCACCTACTATGTGGACAAGGACGCGACCTTCGTCAACGTGCGCCTCGTGCGCGCCTCCGACGGCCTTGTGCTCCGCACGGGCGAGCTCGTGCTCGTCAATACGCCCGTCGTGCTGCGCATGGGCAAGAGCGACCCGCCGGCCGTGCCCGTGGCGGCATCCGCGCCTTCCCAGCCCGCTGGGCCCCGCATCAATGGCGGCCTGTACGGGCAGCTCCCGGCGCCGGCCGATACGCTGAAAAGCGGCAGCGTGAGGATTATCCAGGGCAAATGA
- a CDS encoding FlgO family outer membrane protein, whose protein sequence is MPRLVLIILVLAVLLFPLAAAAGNVPRAGEDIAEQLDEQLMMRYAGSSPDMSKKELRALARSRILIMGTTPANLNNLEQANPLARQMLEEVSSDLVDMGYRYEELRRGKDIRFDKRTGEFILTRDVRKLASKSGVGQAILAGTYVVSGQQVRFTMSLISVATNEVIAKAMGTVPITPDLVPLLQENMPAGSGLKPSVYTRLQ, encoded by the coding sequence ATGCCCCGCCTCGTTCTCATCATCCTCGTTCTCGCCGTCCTGCTCTTCCCGCTGGCCGCGGCGGCCGGCAATGTGCCCCGCGCCGGGGAGGACATCGCCGAGCAGCTCGACGAGCAGCTCATGATGCGCTATGCGGGCTCAAGCCCGGACATGAGCAAGAAGGAGCTTCGCGCGCTCGCGCGCTCGCGCATCCTCATCATGGGCACCACCCCGGCCAATCTCAACAACCTCGAGCAGGCCAACCCGCTCGCCCGCCAGATGCTGGAGGAAGTCTCCAGCGACCTCGTGGACATGGGCTACCGTTATGAGGAGCTGCGCCGCGGCAAGGACATCCGCTTTGACAAGCGCACCGGCGAATTCATCCTCACCCGCGACGTGCGCAAGCTCGCGAGCAAGTCCGGGGTGGGCCAGGCCATCCTCGCCGGCACCTATGTGGTGAGCGGCCAGCAGGTGCGCTTCACCATGAGCCTCATTTCCGTGGCCACCAACGAGGTCATCGCCAAGGCCATGGGCACGGTGCCCATCACACCCGACCTCGTCCCGCTGCTGCAGGAGAACATGCCCGCGGGCAGCGGCCTCAAGCCCAGTGTCTACACGCGCCTCCAATAG
- a CDS encoding glycosyltransferase family 9 protein — protein MAKILVIQAARFGDLVQSKRLLLSLAAEGALHLAVDASLAPLARLLYPGVSVHPFAFHGHDEARALAENLPAMEGLRELSPDLVYNCNFSVLTGALCRLFAPETVIGYRPAPVSDGGLLRSPWARLAFQLSRRRRISPLNLVDFWAWFAPAPMAPGLVNPDARPGGRGLGVALAGREARRSLPVPVLAEVVKTLAALLGNPRIVLLGSASERPAAHKLLRELPPRAAAQVEDLSGKTDWAGLVDAVSGLDALVTPDTGLMHLAAHLGVPVLAFFLSSAWAHETGPYGLGHTVWQAAPACAPCLESAPCPHNVACLEVFRDRGFARQLARVFSTGGTDAGNSLTLPPALHCWQSGLDGLGGRLRLAGGEDPDAFLREGARAVLAEWLGLAPGAVEAPEPANAAQRDELRRLHEALLPDPEWMLPQGRYA, from the coding sequence ATGGCGAAGATCCTTGTTATCCAGGCCGCGCGCTTTGGCGACCTCGTCCAGAGCAAGCGGCTCCTCCTCAGCCTTGCGGCAGAGGGCGCGCTGCATCTCGCCGTGGACGCAAGCCTGGCCCCGTTGGCGCGCCTGCTCTATCCCGGCGTTTCAGTCCATCCCTTCGCCTTCCACGGCCATGACGAGGCCCGGGCCCTTGCGGAAAACCTCCCGGCCATGGAGGGTCTGCGAGAGCTTTCGCCCGACCTTGTCTATAACTGCAATTTTTCCGTCCTCACGGGCGCCCTCTGCCGCCTGTTCGCCCCGGAGACGGTTATCGGCTACCGGCCGGCCCCTGTCTCCGACGGCGGCCTTCTGCGCTCGCCATGGGCGCGGCTGGCCTTCCAGCTGAGCCGCCGGCGGCGCATCTCGCCCCTCAATCTCGTGGATTTCTGGGCATGGTTCGCGCCCGCGCCCATGGCGCCCGGGCTCGTCAACCCGGATGCGCGCCCCGGGGGCAGGGGCCTCGGCGTTGCCCTTGCCGGCCGCGAGGCGCGACGCTCGCTCCCCGTGCCCGTGCTCGCCGAGGTGGTCAAGACGCTGGCCGCCCTGCTCGGGAACCCGCGCATCGTCCTTTTGGGGAGCGCCAGCGAACGCCCGGCCGCGCACAAGCTCCTGCGGGAGCTGCCCCCGCGCGCGGCGGCGCAGGTGGAGGACCTCTCCGGCAAAACGGACTGGGCCGGCCTTGTGGACGCCGTCAGCGGGCTCGATGCCCTCGTCACGCCGGATACCGGCCTCATGCACCTCGCCGCCCACCTCGGGGTGCCGGTGCTGGCCTTTTTTCTCTCCTCCGCCTGGGCTCACGAGACCGGCCCCTATGGCCTCGGCCATACCGTCTGGCAGGCGGCGCCGGCGTGCGCGCCCTGCCTCGAATCCGCCCCGTGCCCCCATAATGTCGCCTGCCTCGAAGTTTTCCGGGACAGGGGCTTCGCCCGCCAGCTCGCGCGGGTCTTCAGCACGGGCGGCACGGATGCCGGGAACTCCCTCACGCTGCCTCCGGCCCTGCACTGCTGGCAAAGCGGGCTTGACGGCCTCGGCGGCCGCCTGCGCCTTGCTGGCGGGGAAGATCCCGATGCCTTCCTGCGCGAGGGAGCCCGCGCCGTGCTCGCGGAATGGCTTGGACTTGCGCCCGGCGCCGTGGAGGCGCCAGAGCCCGCAAACGCGGCGCAACGCGATGAATTGCGCCGCCTGCACGAAGCCCTCTTGCCCGACCCCGAATGGATGCTGCCGCAAGGGAGGTACGCATGA
- a CDS encoding glycosyltransferase: MTAQALRILVVLPMYGGSLPIGRYCARALTDLGHTVRVFEAPALYPAFTGLGKLDLTPARKGPLEAAFLQVVAQAIWAQAEELAPQLVLALAQAPMSRNLLQRFRRAGVRTAMWFVEDYRLFTYWQAYAPLYDFFAVIQKEPFLSELAAIGQPHALYLPLAALPEFHKPLALSATEQREYGSDIAFLGAGYPNRRLAFRPLAGRDFKIWGSDWEGENLLARNIQRGGSRIGEEESVKIYNAAKVNLNLHSSVSAKDLVSHGDFLNPRTFELAAMGAFQLVDRRTLMDGLFGPDELATFESPEEFYQKIDYFLAHPGEREAYARRARERVLAEHTYERRMQTLLSAMEKELGPWRTEPREGAQAPGLDAALREELARLTGSLGLPPHAPFEDVMDRLRRRTGPLSATETALLFLDEWRRQYKK; encoded by the coding sequence ATGACAGCCCAGGCCCTGCGCATTCTTGTGGTCCTGCCCATGTATGGCGGCTCGCTCCCCATCGGGCGCTATTGCGCGCGCGCCCTGACGGATCTCGGGCATACGGTGCGCGTTTTCGAGGCGCCGGCGCTCTACCCGGCCTTCACGGGCCTCGGCAAGCTCGACCTCACGCCGGCCCGCAAGGGCCCTCTGGAAGCGGCTTTTTTGCAGGTCGTCGCCCAGGCCATCTGGGCCCAGGCCGAGGAGCTGGCGCCCCAGCTCGTGCTCGCGCTGGCGCAGGCCCCCATGAGCCGCAACCTGCTCCAGCGCTTCCGCCGCGCCGGCGTGCGCACGGCCATGTGGTTCGTGGAGGATTACCGCCTCTTCACCTATTGGCAGGCCTATGCGCCGCTGTATGACTTCTTCGCGGTCATCCAGAAGGAGCCCTTCCTTTCCGAGCTCGCCGCCATCGGCCAGCCGCACGCGCTCTACCTGCCGCTGGCGGCGCTCCCTGAGTTCCACAAGCCGCTTGCCCTGAGCGCGACCGAACAGCGGGAATACGGCTCGGACATCGCCTTTCTCGGCGCGGGCTATCCCAACCGGCGCCTCGCCTTCCGGCCGCTGGCGGGGCGCGATTTCAAGATCTGGGGTTCGGACTGGGAGGGGGAGAACCTGCTTGCGCGCAATATCCAGCGGGGGGGCAGCCGCATCGGCGAGGAGGAGAGCGTCAAGATCTACAATGCCGCCAAGGTGAACCTCAACCTCCACTCCAGCGTGTCGGCCAAGGATCTCGTGAGCCACGGGGATTTCCTCAATCCGCGCACCTTTGAGCTGGCCGCCATGGGCGCCTTCCAGCTGGTGGACCGCCGCACGCTCATGGACGGCCTCTTCGGGCCGGACGAGCTGGCGACCTTTGAGAGCCCCGAAGAATTTTACCAGAAGATCGACTACTTCCTCGCCCATCCCGGGGAGCGGGAGGCCTATGCCCGCCGCGCGCGCGAACGCGTCCTCGCCGAGCACACCTATGAGCGGCGCATGCAGACCTTGCTTTCGGCCATGGAAAAGGAGCTCGGCCCGTGGCGCACCGAGCCCCGGGAAGGAGCGCAGGCGCCGGGACTCGATGCGGCACTTCGGGAGGAGCTCGCGCGACTCACCGGGAGCCTCGGCCTGCCGCCACATGCGCCTTTTGAGGACGTGATGGACAGGCTGCGCCGCCGCACGGGCCCGCTCAGCGCGACGGAGACGGCCCTGCTCTTCCTCGACGAGTGGCGCAGGCAGTACAAAAAGTAG